The sequence TAGGCGATCTCTTCGTGTGCAGCACATGCGGTCATCTCATGGAAGGTGAGCCGCCACCATTCTGCCCCGAATGCGGTACAGTCCGTGAGGGTTTTCTCGGTTTCCGCATCGTTGATGGTATGGGAACATTAGGGCCATCTACGATTGTGCGTCGTCTGGAACAGGGGATGCGTACTGTTCAGGATTTGGTAGGTGGTCTGACGGAAGAGCAACTATCAACGCCGGTGAACGGTCTTCCTGCCTTTAAGGATCTGATCGGTCACCTGATCGATATGGATATCGTGTTTCGTGAACGGGCATGGATGATTCTCGAGACGAATCAGCCCAAACTATCTTCTGCCCACCCGCCAACCCTCGGGCACGCGGTGAAATATCGTACCGTACCTATCGATGATCTCCTCGAACAGTACATTTCAAGCCGTCAGCAGACGTTAAATCTGTTGCGCGGTTTAACTCAGGCGGCGTGGCAGCGAATCGGCTTCCACGAAATCTTCGGCCCTATACCACTCTTACATCAGGGGAATTGGGTGGTTTCGCACGAGCAGGGGCACCTGATTGAATTAGCTCAGATGCGACACAATCTCTTGCACAAGGGTAATCAGGTGGCTACGGTAGTCTATGAGGTATTCAACTCGTAAAAATGGGAAGGGCAGATTCGTATCCGCCCTTCCCTGGGGCATCGTCTCACGTCAAATCCAGCCCACTCAGGCTATCGTAGAGCACATCGAGGTTCTCTAGCGCCAGACCGGTACCAATAGCAACACACGAAGCTGGTTGGTCGGCGACATAACAGGGTACGCCGGTGACCTCGGTTAGCAAATCGTTGATACGACGCAGCATCGAACCACCACCAGTCATCACCATCCCTTTGTCGATAATATCCGAGCTTAATTCGGGTGGCGTTTCGACCAGCACCGCTCGCACCGCGTTCACGATAGCCTCTAATGGCTCTTGGATCGCCTCGGTAATTTCGTTGCTATCGACCTGTATTGTGCGCGGGAGACCGGTTACTTGATCGCGACCGCGAACCTGCGTTACCAGTGGCTTATCGAGCGGTAGGGCTGAACCGATTTCGATCTTCACCGCTTCGGCAGTTCGTTCGCCGATCAACAAGTTGTACTTACGCTTGATATATGATGCAATCGCTTCATCGAATCGATTGCCGCCCACCCGCACCGATGTACTGACGACAATATCGTTTAGCGAGATGACTGCTACTTCCGTGGTACCACCACCAATGTCAATGATAAGGTTTCCCGAGGGCTGGGCAATCGGAATATTAGCGCCAATCGCTGCGGCTAGTGGTTCGCGAATCAGATACGCTTTACCGGCTCCGGCTTCTAGCGCAGCATAGCGTACTGCACGCATTTCAACGCTAGTAACGCCGGCGGGAATACAGATCATCACTTCAGGTCGCGAGAAGCGAAACCTGCCGGCAGCACGGCCGATAAAATGGCGTAGCATCTCTTCGGTCACCACATAATCGGCGATCACACCGTTACGCATTGGGCGCACGACTTCGATACTCTCTGGTTCGCGGCCCAACATCGCCATCGCTTCCGCTCCCACTGCGCGCACACGCCCATCGCGCGTACTCAACGCGACGACCGATGGTTCCGAGAGAACGATACCCTTTCCTTTAACGTACACCAAGACATTGGCTGTGCCAAGATCAATCCCGATTTTGCGGGCCATAATCGTTCCTACTGAAGAAATTGTGTTTATTACCGGCAATGTGCATCAAGACATGCACATTACACATGATCGCGCCGTATTATAGCAAATTTAAGCACCCCTGTGTGAGCGCATGTCTGAGCGTCATGGGGGCAACGTTTCCAGACGTCTTCGATCTGGGAGCTTGGGCCTCTGGCCCCTGTCGTGCAGCACCTTACTAGAGGCGAGACTATACCTGTTCCAAGCGATGCAGTAATGGGCATAACCGGTGAACGATGCTCATTCTCAGTCTGTCTGACAGGGAAGGTTTGAGCGCAACGCATACGTTTCCCCTCCACGATGGCAGGGGTGTTCACCGTGTTCAGGACCCGTGACACCTAGCGGCCCTCACCTTCCCCCTGGCCCCTTCTGCTTCCCCACGGGAAGCGGAAGGGGTAAGGTGGGGGCGGGAGCGAAAGCATATTGGTAACCTCCCACGCAATGGCTGCACAGGCACGGTACGTGCCCAATGAAAAGTTTTTGATCACGCTCTAAGACTGCTAAGGCCCTAATTGAACAGTCCAGAGAGATGCGGCAGAATGTGTCTGGCACCCTTCATATTCCTGGGTAGAAAAGAATGCGGTTGAAGCGGATTTTCAACCCCGGCTCTCGCGATGCGATGAAAAACAGACAATAAAAAAAACCCCTTCACATGCAACGTGGAAGGGGTAAGCTCAGTGGTATAAGCCCCGCACAATGGCCTGTTACGGTTGGCGTCGCTTTATTTTATGGAGTTGGGCCACTCGTAAGCGTACCATCTCCTTGCGGAGCTTGGCTTCGGCCAATGCCATATCGCGTTCGCTCTGCGCTTCACGCCGACGTGCTTCAGCCTCGGCCCGGGCCTGCTCGGCTCGTGCTTCATCGATCTCGTCAGCTCGTTCAACGGTATCGGCCAGAATGGTTACTCGGTGCGGTAGCACCTCCATAAATCCTCCCGATACTGCAAACGGCGTCCGTTCACCATTTTTAATGATGTCCAGCTCGCCCGGTTCGAGAATCGTCATCAGCGGAGCGTGGCGCGGCAAAATACCAACGCGCCCATCTTTGGTCGGTGCACTAATCATATCAACATCATCCGATAAGATGACACGCTCAGCGGTGACAATCTCCAGATGGATGGGCATAGATTGCTCCTTCTACCTGCCATACATCGTCCTCGACGGCAGGAATCGACTGCCGTCGAGGACGGCTTACTTCTGACTGGCCTCGTAAGCGGCCAGCACATCGTCGAAATCGCCCTGCATGTAGAAGAACGACTCTGGAATATGATCGCCCTCCCCATTGAGGAGACGGGCAAAGCTCTCGACCGTCTTCTTCACCGGTACATACTTGCCTGGCCGACCGGTAAACTGTTGCGCCACCGTAAATGGTTGCGAGAAGAACAGCTCGATCTTGCGTGCGCGTTGCACGGTCAACTTATCCTCATCGCTCAATTCTTCCATACCGAGAATGGCAATAATATCCTTGAGGTCTTTGTAGCGTTGCAACACCCGCTTCACCTCTTGGGCCACTCGGTAATGCTCTTCGCCGACGATATTCGGATCGAGAATACGCGATGTTGAGGCCAGTGGATCGACTGCCGGGAAGATTGCCCGCTCGGCGATACTGCGTTCGAGCGAGATCGTCGCGTCGAGGTGGCTAAACACCGTGGCCGGAGCCGGGTCGGTGTAGTCGTCTGCCGGTACGTACACTGCCTGCATCGAGGTAATCGAACCTCGCTT comes from Chloroflexus sp. Y-396-1 and encodes:
- a CDS encoding rod shape-determining protein, whose protein sequence is MARKIGIDLGTANVLVYVKGKGIVLSEPSVVALSTRDGRVRAVGAEAMAMLGREPESIEVVRPMRNGVIADYVVTEEMLRHFIGRAAGRFRFSRPEVMICIPAGVTSVEMRAVRYAALEAGAGKAYLIREPLAAAIGANIPIAQPSGNLIIDIGGGTTEVAVISLNDIVVSTSVRVGGNRFDEAIASYIKRKYNLLIGERTAEAVKIEIGSALPLDKPLVTQVRGRDQVTGLPRTIQVDSNEITEAIQEPLEAIVNAVRAVLVETPPELSSDIIDKGMVMTGGGSMLRRINDLLTEVTGVPCYVADQPASCVAIGTGLALENLDVLYDSLSGLDLT
- a CDS encoding DinB family protein, with translation MTDSSSEDRRLLVSMSIGQTAYAAWARQARRERFFNIARLLEASAAVKQVRAEHALHRLGEVSRTIANIDRALAGLEPEAVATGPVTGTSPFQRELLERAVRALAAGCDLTYTELGDLFVCSTCGHLMEGEPPPFCPECGTVREGFLGFRIVDGMGTLGPSTIVRRLEQGMRTVQDLVGGLTEEQLSTPVNGLPAFKDLIGHLIDMDIVFRERAWMILETNQPKLSSAHPPTLGHAVKYRTVPIDDLLEQYISSRQQTLNLLRGLTQAAWQRIGFHEIFGPIPLLHQGNWVVSHEQGHLIELAQMRHNLLHKGNQVATVVYEVFNS
- a CDS encoding F0F1 ATP synthase subunit epsilon, which codes for MPIHLEIVTAERVILSDDVDMISAPTKDGRVGILPRHAPLMTILEPGELDIIKNGERTPFAVSGGFMEVLPHRVTILADTVERADEIDEARAEQARAEAEARRREAQSERDMALAEAKLRKEMVRLRVAQLHKIKRRQP